The Lewinellaceae bacterium genome has a segment encoding these proteins:
- a CDS encoding endonuclease yields MKFYALPLIIFLTVSLWLPAQQIDVFPTYSGDELLGLLVQNYKPATVLNYTQARDTLFSKIDAVHDTLTGVYTGFSIYLNPNEDPTVAAFMGGGANGINTEHTYPTSKGAEAGNAKSDMHHLFPTRIDVNAARANEPFAEIDDNQTTKWYYLNQLLTNIPTDNIDLYSEFRPGGFEPRESHKGDIARAMFYFYTMYKDQADAADNAFFPAQQATLCQWHLADPVDTKEWERTNKIAHYQDDKPNPFVLDCTLAARTYCPGQECQVNGIIESEPTKPYHLFQNTPNPFEGQTEIRYILNQPFEVELFLTDVLGRHVGTLVHTMQYEGEYKVTLEAPGSGMWFCHLVLKDEGQVFHGMIKMVMGQ; encoded by the coding sequence ATGAAATTTTACGCACTACCACTGATCATTTTTTTGACTGTGAGCCTTTGGCTGCCGGCCCAGCAAATAGATGTCTTTCCGACTTACTCCGGAGACGAACTGCTTGGGTTATTGGTACAAAACTATAAACCGGCCACCGTTTTAAATTACACCCAGGCGCGAGATACCTTGTTTTCAAAAATTGATGCAGTACATGACACGCTGACCGGCGTTTATACAGGCTTCTCCATTTACCTCAACCCGAATGAAGATCCGACGGTGGCGGCTTTCATGGGCGGGGGCGCCAACGGTATCAACACGGAGCATACCTATCCCACTAGTAAAGGAGCCGAAGCGGGCAATGCCAAATCCGATATGCATCACCTTTTTCCTACCCGCATCGATGTGAATGCCGCCCGTGCCAATGAACCTTTTGCGGAGATCGATGACAACCAAACGACGAAATGGTACTATCTCAACCAATTGCTTACCAATATTCCGACCGACAACATCGACCTGTACAGTGAATTCCGGCCCGGCGGCTTCGAACCCAGGGAATCCCATAAAGGGGATATTGCCCGCGCCATGTTTTACTTCTACACCATGTACAAAGACCAGGCCGACGCGGCGGACAATGCTTTTTTTCCGGCCCAGCAAGCTACCCTTTGCCAGTGGCATCTCGCCGATCCCGTAGATACCAAAGAATGGGAAAGAACGAACAAAATTGCCCATTACCAGGATGACAAACCCAATCCTTTTGTGCTCGATTGTACCCTGGCGGCGCGTACCTATTGCCCCGGACAGGAATGTCAGGTGAATGGAATTATTGAATCTGAGCCTACAAAACCTTACCACCTTTTCCAGAACACCCCAAATCCTTTTGAAGGTCAGACCGAAATCCGATATATCTTAAACCAGCCTTTTGAAGTGGAGCTTTTCCTGACGGATGTGCTGGGCCGCCATGTGGGAACGCTGGTTCATACCATGCAATACGAGGGGGAATACAAGGTTACCCTTGAAGCGCCGGGCAGCGGGATGTGGTTTTGTCACCTTGTGCTAAAAGATGAAGGTCAGGTGTTTCATGGTATGATAAAAATGGTGATGGGGCAATGA
- a CDS encoding PA0069 family radical SAM protein, protein MEQSYLKGRGAQINPPNRFHNLVYDEGTQHLLAEDSGQVPTKYIEVYPKTIVNKVESPDLPFNYSMNPYQGCEHGCVYCYARNTHQYWGYSAGLEFEQTILYKKNAAALLEKQLKSPRWKADPIMMSGNTDCYQPAESKLGITRELLKVLLRYRHPVGIITKNNLILRDLDLLKELNQYNLVKVVITVTTLDDTLRQFLEPRASSIPGRFKTIEALAKAGIPVNAMISPIIPGLNEHELMPLAKKISTLGANDIFYSLVRLNGEIGRIFEDWLSRVYPDRKDKILSKIKSCHSGELGDSRFGKRMSGEGNIAKIIKDQYKLAKKIYFKNVTSVPFNLDLHDGFKTGQLKLF, encoded by the coding sequence TTGGAACAATCATATCTCAAAGGCAGGGGCGCACAGATCAACCCGCCCAATCGTTTTCATAACCTGGTTTATGACGAAGGGACACAGCATTTGCTGGCGGAAGACTCCGGACAGGTGCCGACCAAATACATCGAGGTATATCCCAAGACCATAGTCAATAAGGTGGAAAGCCCGGATCTGCCGTTCAATTATTCCATGAATCCTTACCAGGGGTGTGAGCATGGCTGCGTGTATTGTTATGCCCGCAACACGCACCAGTATTGGGGATACAGCGCCGGGTTGGAATTCGAACAGACCATCCTTTATAAAAAGAATGCCGCGGCATTGCTGGAGAAACAACTGAAATCGCCCCGCTGGAAAGCCGATCCCATCATGATGTCCGGTAATACAGATTGTTATCAGCCCGCCGAAAGTAAGCTGGGCATCACACGCGAATTGCTGAAAGTGCTGCTGCGATACCGCCATCCTGTGGGCATCATCACCAAAAACAACCTCATCCTGCGCGACCTGGATTTACTGAAAGAATTGAACCAATACAACCTGGTTAAAGTGGTCATCACCGTCACGACTCTGGATGATACCTTGCGGCAATTCCTCGAGCCGAGAGCCTCCAGTATCCCGGGCCGGTTTAAAACCATTGAAGCGTTGGCGAAAGCGGGTATTCCCGTGAATGCGATGATCTCACCCATTATCCCGGGCCTGAATGAGCATGAGCTGATGCCGTTGGCCAAAAAGATTTCCACCCTGGGCGCCAACGATATTTTTTATTCTCTGGTGCGACTCAACGGGGAGATCGGCCGTATTTTTGAGGACTGGCTTTCCCGTGTTTATCCCGACCGGAAGGATAAAATTCTTTCCAAGATCAAATCCTGCCACAGCGGAGAGTTGGGCGACAGCCGTTTTGGAAAACGTATGTCCGGAGAAGGCAACATCGCTAAAATCATCAAAGACCAGTACAAACTAGCCAAAAAGATCTATTTCAAAAATGTCACTTCAGTGCCGTTCAATCTCGACCTGCATGATGGGTTCAAAACCGGGCAATTGAAGTTGTTTTAG
- the mnmE gene encoding tRNA uridine-5-carboxymethylaminomethyl(34) synthesis GTPase MnmE, producing MLHTVDLSDTIVALATPPGVGAIGVIRLSGKEAITIVNEVFPGKDLAKEASHTIHFGTIRDGDKIVDEVLASLFIAPRSYTGENVVEVSCHGSEYIIQKLMELFVRHGARPAEAGEFTMRAFLNGQMDLSQAEAVADLIASSSASSHTIAMQQMRGGFSHEIAQLRQELMDFASLIELELDFSEEDVEFANRDALEKLVKKIRTLLKALIDSFQLGNVLKNGVNTVIAGRPNAGKSTLLNAILKEERAIVSHIAGTTRDTIEEVFNIRGINFRLIDTAGIRDARDQIEAVGVEKTFEKISQSAILIYVFDVVETSPEEVKEDLAKLSTPGLIILGAANKMDLNPYTKAEHYTNEYLPAERFVPISAKNNMNLGLLKDRLYENVVSGDLNTDSTIVSNTRHYAALQKAYESLDAVLAAMHSGITSDFIAMDIRQALHHLGTITGEISTEDLLGNIFGRFCIGK from the coding sequence ATGCTGCACACCGTCGATCTATCCGATACCATCGTTGCCCTCGCCACTCCGCCGGGAGTAGGGGCCATTGGCGTCATCCGCCTGTCCGGCAAGGAGGCCATAACCATTGTCAATGAGGTATTTCCGGGTAAGGATCTTGCCAAAGAAGCATCCCATACCATTCATTTCGGGACCATCCGGGACGGGGACAAGATCGTTGATGAAGTATTGGCCTCGCTGTTCATAGCTCCCAGGTCTTACACCGGGGAAAATGTGGTGGAAGTCTCCTGCCATGGTTCGGAATACATCATTCAGAAATTGATGGAGTTGTTTGTCCGGCATGGTGCGCGACCTGCCGAAGCGGGGGAATTCACCATGCGCGCCTTCCTCAACGGCCAGATGGACCTTTCCCAGGCCGAAGCCGTGGCGGACCTGATCGCTTCTTCTTCAGCATCGTCGCATACCATTGCCATGCAACAGATGCGGGGAGGCTTTTCTCATGAAATTGCCCAACTGCGGCAAGAGCTGATGGATTTTGCCAGCCTCATCGAGCTCGAGCTCGACTTCAGCGAGGAAGACGTGGAATTCGCCAACCGGGACGCCCTGGAAAAGCTCGTCAAAAAGATACGTACCCTGCTCAAGGCCCTGATCGATTCCTTCCAGTTGGGTAATGTGCTAAAAAACGGCGTCAATACCGTCATCGCCGGTCGGCCCAATGCCGGGAAATCCACGCTGCTGAATGCCATCCTGAAAGAAGAGCGGGCCATCGTCAGCCATATCGCCGGCACCACCCGCGACACCATCGAGGAAGTCTTCAACATCCGGGGCATCAACTTCCGCCTCATCGACACTGCCGGCATCCGCGATGCCCGCGACCAGATCGAAGCCGTGGGGGTGGAAAAAACCTTTGAGAAGATCAGTCAGTCGGCCATCCTCATCTACGTTTTTGACGTAGTCGAAACCTCGCCGGAAGAAGTGAAGGAAGACCTGGCAAAACTATCTACCCCCGGACTCATCATCCTCGGCGCAGCCAACAAAATGGACCTCAACCCCTACACAAAAGCCGAACACTACACCAACGAATACCTGCCCGCCGAACGTTTCGTCCCCATCTCCGCCAAAAACAACATGAACCTGGGCCTGCTCAAGGACCGGCTCTACGAAAACGTCGTCAGCGGCGACCTCAACACCGATAGCACCATCGTAAGCAACACACGCCACTATGCCGCGTTGCAAAAGGCCTACGAAAGCCTGGATGCCGTGCTGGCAGCCATGCACTCGGGCATCACATCAGATTTTATTGCAATGGATATCCGCCAGGCGCTGCATCACCTGGGAACGATTACGGGAGAGATCTCTACTGAGGATTTGCTGGGGAATATTTTTGGGAGGTTTTGTATTGGAAAGTAA
- a CDS encoding 1-acyl-sn-glycerol-3-phosphate acyltransferase, whose translation MKNLIVLYRWVVAMTTMTITGGLSLILIFLSFGYLRNFCVQYIIKYSSRFILLVMGFKGVFPPVEQFPDYPVLYTFNHNSYLDIFLLTGVGLPNLRFLLSEKTLIYVPLVISAKAAGTFYIPQKHHAERRLKFFIRITNFLKRKHLSIAGASEGVHKYLHGIAPFNRGIYHMALEAKLPVVALYIHIPIESNPFKGQKHAVGGTLKLEIIGEFPTSDWTFEHLDAHIAEVRKVYVNRFNELNPENPCV comes from the coding sequence TTGAAAAACCTTATTGTGTTGTACAGATGGGTGGTAGCGATGACCACCATGACGATTACAGGGGGCCTATCGCTTATTTTGATCTTTTTGAGCTTCGGTTACCTGCGCAACTTTTGCGTCCAATACATCATCAAATATTCTTCCCGGTTTATCTTATTGGTCATGGGTTTTAAAGGGGTTTTTCCGCCGGTTGAACAATTTCCCGATTACCCGGTACTTTATACATTTAATCACAATTCCTACCTCGATATATTCCTGCTGACGGGTGTCGGGTTGCCCAATCTGAGGTTTCTGCTAAGTGAAAAAACACTCATTTATGTTCCGCTGGTCATTTCGGCCAAAGCCGCCGGCACATTTTACATCCCCCAAAAACATCATGCCGAACGCCGGCTCAAATTTTTTATCCGAATCACCAATTTCCTAAAGCGCAAACATCTGTCCATCGCCGGGGCTTCGGAAGGTGTCCACAAATACCTGCACGGTATTGCTCCCTTCAACCGGGGTATTTACCACATGGCCCTGGAGGCCAAACTGCCGGTTGTGGCTTTATACATTCACATTCCAATTGAATCCAACCCTTTTAAGGGGCAAAAACATGCGGTCGGCGGCACATTGAAACTGGAAATAATCGGCGAATTTCCCACCTCAGACTGGACCTTTGAACATTTGGATGCCCATATTGCCGAAGTGCGAAAAGTTTATGTCAACCGATTCAATGAACTGAATCCTGAAAACCCCTGCGTATGA
- a CDS encoding phosphotransferase, producing the protein MNIPYIQVPGRGLMNKTAYELRMDYLKTLVADIAPAVASETIELAQIQNNIESYIGTIEIPLGLIGPLLFLEKDLEPEWVHGAVATTEGALVASLNRGAKAISQSGGFRAHIVHQKMLRTPMFTFVNMSEALEFDHWIKANLNNIKVITGKYSNYAELLEISSIVVGKIVHLKFIYSTSDASGQNMTTSCTWNACLWIDQHFQEETNIDILHFVIDGNGASDKKVSFYSMQNGRGTHVISECFLTNEIIEKTLRTNANDMFRSFNHSMAISRLDGMIGYNINVANAVAGIFGSTGQDLASIHESSTAILQMEQTPEGLYLSLTLPNLVVGTVGGGTHLPTASKILELMGCKGAGKSGRFAKLIAGFALSIEISTLAAIVSGQFARAHQKLGRNKPVRWLLRSELDLAFFEQSMPYLEGTIRRLHMETQSHMDNGILMELTSKVSKKVIGFIEADLEMETGKILPVLVKSKALGDEVIDGLHFMASNLNVQLADKLLKYKDFLEYKDCHKKEIEIYEALKSFDYPYTPKYYGAMVDETREIHLFFLERLCESEMSLFNTGNAPEKWTVPLIKKAIEAIHIVHRRFANGENQERVPSIFTLDFTQSIDLYLSFITTNRKDYEYLELDHYFDFMNQVINEWEEFKPKPHGVLTVVHNDFNPRNVAIRKNGDPCIYDWELAVIHLPQRDIFEFLAFTLDKEIGQEQLSEMLNFHYQLVLEFNDPGYSWENYLEDFKLAGKDFLITRVNFYLAGSTLVHYPFMPRVFEHSVQILESVDGLADK; encoded by the coding sequence ATGAATATTCCCTATATACAAGTCCCGGGCCGTGGCCTGATGAATAAAACGGCTTATGAGCTGCGGATGGATTATTTAAAAACACTGGTGGCGGATATTGCCCCTGCCGTGGCATCCGAAACGATCGAATTAGCTCAGATTCAAAATAATATCGAAAGTTATATTGGCACCATCGAAATTCCCCTTGGACTGATCGGGCCGCTGTTGTTTCTTGAAAAAGACCTGGAGCCCGAATGGGTACACGGGGCCGTGGCGACCACCGAAGGTGCCCTGGTGGCAAGCCTGAACCGCGGGGCCAAGGCCATCAGCCAAAGCGGCGGATTCCGGGCACACATCGTCCACCAAAAGATGCTGAGAACGCCCATGTTTACCTTTGTCAACATGTCGGAAGCTCTGGAATTCGACCATTGGATCAAGGCCAATTTGAATAACATTAAAGTCATTACCGGCAAATATTCGAATTATGCGGAACTGCTCGAAATTTCCAGCATCGTCGTCGGCAAGATTGTACACCTGAAATTCATCTACTCCACCAGCGACGCCTCAGGGCAGAATATGACAACCTCCTGCACCTGGAACGCCTGCCTGTGGATCGACCAGCATTTTCAGGAAGAAACGAATATCGACATCCTCCACTTTGTGATCGACGGCAATGGTGCCTCGGATAAAAAAGTGTCTTTTTATTCTATGCAAAACGGCCGTGGGACGCATGTGATCAGCGAATGTTTCCTGACCAATGAGATCATTGAAAAGACCCTTCGCACCAATGCGAACGATATGTTCCGCTCCTTCAATCATTCTATGGCCATCAGCCGCCTGGATGGGATGATCGGGTATAACATCAACGTAGCCAATGCCGTGGCCGGCATCTTTGGCTCCACGGGACAGGACCTGGCCAGCATCCACGAATCCTCGACGGCTATTTTACAAATGGAACAGACGCCGGAAGGATTATACCTGTCTCTCACCCTTCCCAACCTTGTGGTAGGAACGGTAGGCGGCGGCACCCACCTGCCAACGGCATCCAAAATACTCGAACTCATGGGTTGCAAAGGCGCCGGAAAATCAGGGCGGTTTGCCAAACTGATCGCCGGCTTCGCCCTGTCGATAGAGATTTCAACCCTGGCGGCCATCGTGAGCGGACAATTTGCCCGGGCACATCAGAAACTGGGAAGGAACAAACCCGTAAGATGGCTCCTGCGGTCTGAACTGGATTTAGCTTTTTTTGAACAATCCATGCCTTACCTCGAAGGAACCATCCGCCGATTGCATATGGAAACCCAATCCCACATGGACAATGGAATCCTGATGGAACTGACGAGCAAGGTGTCGAAAAAAGTGATCGGTTTTATTGAGGCCGATCTGGAAATGGAAACCGGGAAAATATTGCCCGTGCTGGTGAAAAGCAAGGCTCTGGGAGATGAAGTGATCGACGGGTTGCATTTTATGGCCAGCAACCTCAATGTGCAGCTGGCAGACAAACTGCTGAAATATAAAGATTTCCTGGAATACAAAGACTGCCACAAGAAGGAAATTGAAATCTATGAAGCCCTGAAATCGTTTGATTATCCTTATACCCCCAAATACTACGGGGCCATGGTGGATGAAACCAGGGAAATCCACCTTTTCTTCCTCGAACGATTGTGTGAGTCGGAAATGAGCCTCTTTAACACGGGTAATGCGCCGGAAAAATGGACGGTCCCGCTTATTAAAAAAGCCATAGAAGCCATCCACATCGTGCATCGCCGGTTTGCCAACGGGGAAAACCAGGAAAGGGTTCCATCCATATTCACCCTCGACTTCACCCAATCGATCGATCTTTACCTGTCTTTCATTACCACCAACCGGAAAGACTACGAATACCTGGAACTTGACCACTACTTTGATTTTATGAACCAGGTAATCAATGAATGGGAGGAATTTAAACCCAAACCTCATGGCGTTTTAACGGTGGTGCATAACGATTTTAATCCCAGGAATGTGGCGATCCGAAAAAATGGCGATCCCTGTATTTACGATTGGGAACTCGCAGTAATCCACCTGCCGCAGCGGGATATCTTTGAATTCCTGGCTTTTACGCTGGATAAGGAGATCGGGCAGGAGCAATTATCTGAGATGCTGAACTTCCATTATCAACTCGTTTTGGAATTCAACGATCCCGGGTACAGTTGGGAAAACTACCTGGAAGATTTTAAACTGGCGGGGAAAGACTTTTTGATTACGAGGGTCAATTTTTACCTGGCGGGAAGTACGCTGGTCCATTATCCTTTTATGCCAAGGGTTTTTGAACATTCGGTACAGATACTGGAATCGGTGGATGGTCTGGCAGATAAATAA
- a CDS encoding CDP-archaeol synthase gives MLTYAKLHIFLLFLPMITGNVLHMIIVRKNLLPGLAIPVSQPLFGRNKTLRGFLVLPILSGVLALLSSLAFGPLLQSHLEDFLTGAGMGVVYLLSELPNSYIKRKLGIANGEHSQRYKLVQIFFDKADSLIGILLFYWLVTPVPWTTIFGLFFISFGIHLSISYLLVRLKIKQSL, from the coding sequence ATGCTGACTTACGCTAAACTCCATATCTTCCTGCTTTTCCTGCCCATGATCACCGGTAATGTGTTGCACATGATCATCGTCAGGAAAAACCTGTTGCCCGGCCTGGCCATCCCGGTATCGCAACCACTCTTTGGCAGGAATAAAACGCTGAGGGGGTTTTTAGTTCTGCCCATCCTGAGCGGGGTGCTAGCCTTATTGAGCAGTCTTGCCTTCGGGCCTTTGCTGCAGTCACACCTGGAAGACTTTCTGACAGGGGCAGGTATGGGGGTTGTTTATCTACTTTCGGAATTGCCCAATTCCTATATCAAAAGAAAGCTGGGCATTGCCAATGGAGAACACTCGCAACGATACAAGCTGGTTCAGATATTTTTTGACAAGGCAGACTCCCTCATCGGGATACTCTTATTTTACTGGCTGGTCACTCCGGTTCCATGGACAACGATCTTTGGTTTGTTTTTCATTTCTTTTGGCATTCACCTCTCCATATCTTATTTACTGGTTCGTCTGAAAATCAAGCAATCCTTATGA
- a CDS encoding class I SAM-dependent methyltransferase: protein MENLFLKKLKNPPGYRFEPVNCYNCGANDYDLFLIGEEDLTGKEGEFQYVKCKSCGLAYQNPRIHVDQIKEFYDGEYIAHRKKKNWGILTPLYEWAMNKHDREKEKIVAQYVDLNADTEVMDVGCAVGTFLLHLNQKYDCKISGVDFKEGLDYPGFDKIEFYEGLFYEQNLADNRFDLVTMWHFLEHDYDPNKTLQTAGRILKRGGKLIIEVPRLDSFTFKLFGRKWPGVQAPQHTALYDKKRFLEMMEKNGFKVIKYLPFGAFPPYFYIFSGTYFKLIGKGLNLDKIIFPYFLGQFLLTPILIFQKVLNLSMQTVICEKMDDN from the coding sequence ATGGAGAATTTGTTTTTAAAAAAACTAAAAAACCCTCCCGGCTACCGGTTTGAACCGGTCAACTGTTACAACTGTGGAGCAAATGACTATGATCTCTTTTTGATCGGGGAAGAAGACCTGACCGGAAAAGAAGGCGAATTTCAGTATGTTAAATGCAAATCCTGCGGCCTGGCATATCAAAATCCCAGGATACATGTTGACCAGATCAAGGAGTTTTACGACGGGGAATACATTGCCCACCGCAAGAAAAAGAACTGGGGCATACTGACGCCCTTATACGAATGGGCGATGAACAAACACGACAGGGAAAAGGAAAAGATCGTCGCACAATATGTAGATCTGAATGCTGACACCGAAGTCATGGATGTAGGTTGTGCAGTAGGCACTTTTTTGCTGCACCTGAACCAAAAATACGATTGTAAAATAAGCGGGGTGGACTTCAAGGAAGGATTGGATTATCCTGGGTTTGACAAAATAGAATTTTATGAAGGGTTGTTTTATGAACAGAACCTCGCTGACAATCGCTTCGACCTGGTGACCATGTGGCACTTCCTCGAACATGATTACGATCCCAATAAAACCCTACAAACAGCAGGCAGAATCCTAAAAAGGGGAGGAAAACTCATCATCGAAGTACCTCGGCTGGACAGTTTTACCTTTAAACTGTTCGGCAGAAAATGGCCGGGGGTGCAGGCGCCTCAGCATACCGCGTTGTACGACAAAAAACGTTTTTTGGAAATGATGGAGAAAAACGGTTTCAAGGTGATTAAATACTTGCCTTTTGGTGCCTTTCCTCCTTATTTTTATATATTTTCAGGCACCTATTTTAAGCTCATCGGTAAGGGGCTGAACCTTGATAAAATCATTTTTCCTTATTTCCTGGGCCAGTTTTTATTGACGCCGATATTGATCTTTCAGAAAGTTTTAAATCTTTCCATGCAAACGGTAATTTGCGAAAAAATGGATGATAATTAA
- a CDS encoding fatty acid desaturase: MGTQELKLTDYKASNGNAFLSLIIPGALAVGGTLLALSENTVSYWFGQLFLSFFFLQTFILLHECAHLNFFSSRWLNNLFGHVFGLLSMIPYYTWQHMHNLHHRWTGWRDKDPTTEKTVEPSKSPVMRIVANVCWFLFIPIFYLVYKLSNYWNIFKIRRFLNPKKFRSAVFHVTAYLFVYIALGYFFGAFLAALLGPAFILSLVWKELVILTQHSHIDIPVSNGEAVRPIAYKDQVQYTRSFYVNAFFARHFLFNFNLHEAHHAHPGLPAYWLEKVALGVPKEPRYLTWFKKAKSMKGEDYIFRTSKHTGKFF, encoded by the coding sequence ATGGGTACACAAGAACTTAAGTTAACCGATTACAAAGCGAGCAACGGGAATGCTTTTTTAAGTCTTATCATTCCCGGGGCATTGGCCGTTGGAGGAACACTGTTGGCGCTGTCCGAAAACACCGTTTCCTACTGGTTCGGGCAGTTGTTTTTGTCCTTTTTCTTTTTGCAGACATTTATTTTACTGCATGAATGTGCGCACCTGAATTTTTTCAGCAGCAGGTGGCTCAACAACCTTTTCGGGCATGTTTTTGGGTTGCTTTCCATGATCCCGTATTACACCTGGCAGCACATGCACAACCTCCACCATCGCTGGACCGGCTGGCGGGACAAGGATCCTACCACTGAGAAAACGGTGGAACCCAGCAAATCACCCGTCATGAGAATTGTGGCCAATGTGTGCTGGTTTCTTTTTATCCCCATTTTTTATCTCGTTTACAAGCTGAGCAATTACTGGAACATATTCAAGATCCGGCGTTTTCTGAATCCTAAAAAATTCAGGTCGGCCGTTTTTCATGTTACGGCCTATCTGTTCGTTTACATCGCTCTGGGATATTTTTTCGGGGCTTTCCTGGCGGCTCTTTTGGGTCCGGCTTTTATCCTCAGCCTGGTATGGAAAGAGCTGGTCATTCTCACCCAGCACTCACACATTGACATTCCCGTTTCGAATGGAGAAGCGGTCCGGCCCATCGCTTATAAAGACCAGGTGCAGTACACCCGAAGTTTTTATGTGAATGCTTTTTTTGCCCGGCATTTTTTGTTCAATTTCAATTTGCACGAAGCCCATCATGCCCATCCGGGGTTGCCTGCCTACTGGTTGGAGAAAGTCGCCCTGGGGGTGCCAAAAGAGCCGAGGTACCTGACATGGTTCAAAAAAGCGAAATCAATGAAAGGGGAAGACTATATTTTCAGGACGTCAAAACATACGGGCAAGTTTTTTTAG
- a CDS encoding NAD-binding protein → MAAEPNYSHNNNRYYWMPLIALLIFSLAGSITGFREYFMAHGESHDWLRCLYRTLQLFTFEGGDFDFSIPWQLDASRFTAPLTTVLTFVYAMLEIFKERWTRMRMRRLRHHVVIIGLGTKGKNLLRESLQKKEKVLVIEKNPLNPNLASLKSSGGFLLIGDAKSTHLLNKAKITRAKSVFLLMQDDNDQVNACLRIYQLLKESHRDESNALNCLMHLRNQEFLNPLRSHNLVRDVHDGFVLNIFNVYENSARVMFEEHPPDRSGITLDSEKYVQIIIIGFGQAGEALALQTAYNGHYINGKKPKVLVVDLKAKEKIPDFLERYPTYTDYCDIRFLAHNANSPQFLQHLAQNLEDHPDALNTIILCFDNKTHNMLLSLQLENLMIDETYGPLNIFARTSDNESFASFSKNIKPYGLPSRVSSFPAIIEEDLDKKAKAIHRNYLEKRKSEPDFGTRAADVSWQNLSQEYKDSNRKVGDHLGVKMRGIGCEIVSKEDSRPAAIFSQEELYQLSKLEHRRWSADRSLAGWTYGSEINEKTRRTPYLTDWESLSEEIRDYDSNVVRNIPEILNSVGLKAVRVN, encoded by the coding sequence ATGGCGGCCGAACCTAACTATTCCCACAACAATAATCGGTACTACTGGATGCCCCTGATAGCCCTGCTTATCTTTAGCCTGGCAGGCAGCATTACCGGATTCAGGGAGTACTTTATGGCTCATGGAGAAAGCCATGATTGGTTGCGCTGCCTTTATCGTACCCTTCAACTTTTCACCTTTGAAGGAGGAGATTTTGATTTTTCCATTCCGTGGCAACTGGATGCATCACGCTTCACCGCCCCCCTCACCACTGTGCTGACTTTTGTTTATGCAATGCTGGAAATTTTCAAGGAACGCTGGACCCGGATGAGAATGAGAAGGTTGCGCCACCACGTGGTCATCATCGGCTTGGGCACAAAAGGAAAAAATCTCCTGCGGGAAAGCCTGCAAAAAAAGGAAAAAGTACTGGTCATTGAAAAGAATCCACTCAACCCCAATCTCGCTTCCCTTAAGTCCTCCGGAGGGTTTCTGCTGATTGGTGATGCCAAAAGCACACATCTGCTCAATAAGGCCAAGATCACTCGCGCAAAATCAGTCTTCCTGCTGATGCAGGATGACAATGACCAGGTGAATGCCTGTCTTCGGATTTATCAGCTTTTGAAAGAAAGCCACCGGGACGAATCCAATGCGCTGAATTGTTTGATGCACCTTCGGAACCAGGAATTTCTGAATCCTTTGAGAAGCCATAACCTGGTGCGGGACGTGCATGATGGTTTTGTGCTGAACATTTTTAATGTGTATGAAAACAGCGCCCGGGTAATGTTTGAAGAACACCCTCCCGACCGCTCGGGGATTACCCTCGACAGCGAAAAATATGTGCAGATCATTATCATCGGATTCGGACAGGCAGGGGAGGCACTGGCCCTGCAAACGGCCTATAACGGGCATTATATCAACGGCAAAAAACCAAAAGTTTTGGTCGTGGACTTAAAGGCAAAGGAGAAGATCCCGGATTTCCTGGAACGGTACCCTACTTATACTGACTATTGCGATATCCGGTTTCTGGCCCATAACGCCAACAGCCCTCAATTTCTTCAACACTTGGCCCAAAATCTCGAGGATCATCCTGATGCCTTAAATACCATAATTCTTTGTTTCGACAATAAAACCCACAATATGTTGCTGAGCCTGCAACTGGAGAATTTAATGATCGATGAGACCTATGGCCCGCTAAACATTTTTGCACGGACCAGTGACAATGAATCCTTTGCCTCCTTTTCCAAAAACATCAAACCTTATGGTTTGCCTTCAAGGGTGTCTTCTTTTCCGGCCATCATTGAAGAAGATCTCGATAAAAAGGCAAAAGCCATCCATCGCAATTACCTTGAAAAACGAAAAAGTGAACCTGATTTTGGTACCAGGGCAGCCGATGTCTCATGGCAAAATCTATCCCAGGAATACAAAGATTCCAACCGGAAAGTCGGTGACCATCTCGGGGTGAAAATGAGGGGTATTGGATGTGAGATCGTAAGCAAAGAGGATTCACGCCCTGCCGCAATATTTTCCCAGGAAGAACTCTACCAGCTGTCGAAACTCGAACACCGGCGCTGGAGTGCCGACCGTTCTTTGGCCGGCTGGACCTACGGCAGTGAAATCAATGAAAAAACCCGGAGAACACCCTACCTCACCGATTGGGAAAGCCTTTCTGAAGAGATCCGTGATTACGATAGTAATGTGGTGAGAAATATTCCTGAAATACTGAACAGCGTTGGATTAAAGGCAGTACGGGTTAATTAG